The Pseudofrankia inefficax genome window below encodes:
- a CDS encoding FMN-binding protein translates to MNLNAGKTYRARLGFAGLLGAVVVVVAGRAATGQGGQLAAATSMPGATTAAPQQTASGVPSPTAAAAATASPAATGTPTAGAASGSAGAASSTPRTVIGDVEGTHYGPVQVEIVITGNTITNVITLQVPNRERRDVEINDQAVSILRQEVLAAQSAKIDAVSGASFTSSGYAWSVQSAIDKAGL, encoded by the coding sequence ATGAATCTCAATGCCGGTAAGACGTACCGGGCTCGGCTTGGTTTCGCCGGGCTGCTCGGCGCGGTTGTCGTGGTCGTCGCGGGCAGGGCAGCGACGGGACAGGGCGGGCAGCTCGCCGCGGCGACCTCCATGCCCGGGGCGACGACAGCGGCGCCTCAGCAGACCGCGAGCGGAGTACCCAGTCCCACCGCGGCGGCCGCCGCCACCGCGTCGCCCGCGGCCACGGGCACGCCCACCGCCGGCGCGGCGAGTGGCTCGGCGGGCGCGGCCTCGTCCACCCCCAGGACCGTGATCGGAGACGTGGAGGGCACCCACTACGGACCCGTGCAGGTTGAGATCGTCATCACCGGCAACACGATCACGAACGTGATCACGCTGCAGGTGCCGAACCGGGAACGGCGCGACGTCGAGATCAATGACCAGGCCGTGTCGATCCTGCGCCAGGAGGTCCTCGCGGCGCAGAGCGCCAAGATCGACGCCGTGTCCGGTGCCTCGTTCACCAGCAGCGGCTACGCCTGGTCGGTGCAGTCCGCGATCGACAAGGCTGGGCTCTAG
- a CDS encoding ABC transporter ATP-binding protein, which translates to MEAIYAEGLTKRYGDTVALDRLDLTVAPGEVYGYLGPNGAGKTTTIRLLLGLHRPSAGRALLFGLDAWADAPAAHRRVGYVAGEPLLWPSLTGAETLEFLARLRGGADAGYRAELVDRFELDPSKKVRALSKGNRQKVQLIAALATRADLLIFDEPTSGLDPLMEVTFRQCALEAKGRGQAILLSSHILSEVEALCDRIGILRQGRLVDQGSLAQLRHLHTQTVEVTFTGPPPPGLDTLPGVRTRPAGANALHFEVAGSIAPLVDALAGHDVATMSSRGPSLEEIFLHHYRDPQA; encoded by the coding sequence ATGGAGGCAATCTACGCCGAGGGCCTGACCAAGCGGTACGGGGACACAGTCGCCCTGGACCGGCTGGATCTCACGGTGGCGCCGGGCGAGGTGTACGGGTACCTGGGGCCGAACGGCGCCGGCAAGACGACCACGATCCGCCTCCTGCTCGGCCTGCACCGCCCGAGCGCCGGCCGGGCACTGCTGTTCGGCCTCGACGCGTGGGCCGACGCGCCAGCCGCCCATCGGCGGGTCGGCTACGTCGCGGGGGAGCCGCTGTTGTGGCCCTCGCTGACGGGCGCCGAGACCCTGGAGTTCCTCGCCCGCCTGCGAGGGGGTGCCGACGCGGGCTACCGCGCCGAGCTGGTCGATCGGTTCGAGCTGGATCCGAGCAAGAAGGTGCGGGCCCTCTCGAAGGGCAACCGGCAGAAGGTGCAGCTCATCGCGGCGCTGGCCACCCGCGCGGACCTGCTGATCTTCGACGAGCCGACCAGTGGCCTGGACCCGCTGATGGAGGTCACGTTCCGCCAGTGCGCGCTGGAGGCGAAGGGCCGTGGCCAGGCCATTCTGCTGTCCTCGCACATCCTCAGCGAGGTGGAGGCGCTGTGCGACCGGATCGGCATCCTGCGCCAGGGCCGGCTGGTCGATCAGGGCAGCCTGGCGCAGCTGCGCCATCTGCACACCCAGACCGTCGAGGTCACCTTCACCGGACCGCCACCGCCCGGACTGGACACCCTGCCCGGGGTGCGCACGCGACCAGCCGGCGCGAACGCGCTGCACTTCGAGGTCGCCGGCAGCATCGCCCCGCTCGTCGACGCCCTCGCCGGGCATGACGTCGCGACGATGTCCAGCCGCGGCCCGTCGCTGGAGGAGATCTTCCTGCACCACTACCGGGACCCCCAGGCATGA
- a CDS encoding response regulator transcription factor — MDVGKSRVRVLVVDDEEAITDLVAMALRYEGFEVETVRSGQAALTRVALDPPDLLVLDVMLGDIDGFAVCERLRGAGHGVPTLFLTARDTTQDKVRGLTLGGDDYVTKPFSVSELVARVRAILRRAGSPVTGDGHPAPLRFADLELDPRTREVRRAGRLVELTATEYRLLQFLLANARAVLTRAQLLDHVWGHDFSGEGGVLETYISYLRRKVDNVEPPLIHTVRGVGYVLRLPR; from the coding sequence GTGGACGTGGGGAAATCGCGGGTCCGGGTCCTGGTGGTGGACGACGAGGAGGCCATTACCGACCTCGTCGCGATGGCGCTGCGCTATGAGGGTTTCGAGGTCGAGACGGTGCGCTCCGGGCAGGCGGCGCTGACCAGGGTCGCGCTCGACCCGCCAGACCTCCTGGTCCTGGACGTGATGCTCGGTGACATCGACGGGTTCGCGGTGTGCGAGCGGCTGCGCGGCGCCGGTCACGGCGTCCCGACGCTGTTCCTGACCGCGCGGGACACGACCCAGGACAAGGTGCGCGGCCTGACCCTCGGCGGCGACGACTACGTGACCAAGCCGTTCTCCGTCTCCGAGCTGGTCGCACGGGTCCGCGCCATCCTGCGGCGCGCCGGTTCACCGGTGACCGGTGACGGCCATCCGGCCCCGCTGCGGTTCGCCGACCTGGAACTCGATCCGAGGACCCGGGAGGTCCGCCGCGCGGGCCGTCTTGTCGAGCTCACGGCCACCGAGTACCGGCTGCTCCAGTTCCTGCTGGCCAACGCCCGCGCCGTCCTGACGAGGGCCCAGCTCCTCGACCACGTCTGGGGACACGACTTCAGCGGGGAAGGAGGGGTGCTGGAGACCTACATCAGCTATCTCCGCCGGAAGGTCGACAACGTCGAGCCGCCGCTGATCCACACCGTCCGTGGAGTCGGCTACGTCCTGCGCCTGCCCCGCTGA
- a CDS encoding EAL domain-containing protein yields the protein MNASPSTVTGDLTDLIVGTGAAQRVAVEITEHEYIHDEADLMLAVEVLRGHGTHIAVDDVGSCYSGLEQLLHLRPEVIKMDRFITQDIHLDPARRAVAAGLTKVAAEIGGRVVAEGIETSEEFDAVVEAGIHYGQGHLLGQPVAEIRDACSSRPVPAGHGRAQEPQPPRP from the coding sequence GTGAACGCGTCGCCGAGCACGGTGACGGGCGACCTGACCGACCTGATCGTCGGAACGGGAGCCGCGCAGCGCGTGGCGGTCGAGATCACCGAGCACGAGTACATCCACGACGAGGCCGACCTGATGCTGGCCGTCGAGGTACTGCGGGGGCACGGCACGCACATCGCGGTCGACGATGTTGGAAGCTGCTACTCGGGGCTGGAGCAGCTTCTGCACCTGCGGCCCGAAGTGATCAAGATGGACCGCTTCATCACGCAGGACATCCATCTCGACCCGGCGCGCCGCGCCGTGGCCGCCGGGCTGACCAAGGTGGCGGCGGAGATCGGCGGTCGGGTCGTCGCCGAGGGCATCGAGACCAGCGAGGAGTTCGACGCCGTCGTCGAGGCTGGCATCCACTACGGTCAGGGGCACCTGCTCGGTCAACCGGTCGCCGAGATACGCGATGCCTGCTCCAGCAGACCGGTGCCCGCCGGTCATGGCCGAGCGCAGGAGCCTCAGCCCCCGCGGCCGTGA
- a CDS encoding GbsR/MarR family transcriptional regulator: MNTQTDDRDPAEVRDFVERFAAALVDAGMPRMPSLVFVALLATDDARLNADELAARLGISRAAVSGAVQYLTHVGMIRRERQPGSRRDYYVLHDENWFEIVARREQILRHWATAADHGVAVLGADTPAGRRVAESRSFFEFLLAELPALLQRWRATRSQVTGQAPGS; the protein is encoded by the coding sequence GTGAACACTCAGACCGATGACCGTGACCCAGCCGAGGTCCGCGACTTCGTCGAGCGCTTCGCCGCCGCCCTCGTCGACGCAGGCATGCCCCGGATGCCGTCCCTGGTCTTCGTGGCACTGCTCGCGACCGACGACGCCCGGCTCAACGCGGACGAGCTGGCCGCCAGGCTGGGGATCAGCCGAGCCGCGGTCTCCGGCGCGGTGCAGTACCTGACCCACGTCGGCATGATCCGCCGCGAGCGCCAGCCGGGCTCACGCCGCGACTACTACGTCCTGCACGACGAGAACTGGTTCGAGATCGTCGCGCGCCGCGAACAGATCCTGCGCCACTGGGCCACGGCCGCCGACCACGGCGTCGCCGTGCTGGGCGCCGACACCCCGGCCGGACGGCGCGTGGCCGAGTCCCGGTCCTTCTTCGAGTTCCTCCTCGCCGAGCTTCCCGCCCTGCTCCAGCGGTGGCGGGCGACCCGCTCTCAGGTCACCGGCCAGGCCCCGGGTTCCTAG
- a CDS encoding universal stress protein — MSNSLRILVGVDGSPGSEAALRWALAEAALRAGRPDAGGPACTVTALLAWTGEGLPAGVLRAAEQTDEGTLGAAAAEMLERAIKRVGEPDGAVELRRLVVRGKATQALTGAARNYDLLVVGEHGHTPLYRRTAGSVSQGVVHHSSIPVVVARRDSAPAASARRADRPVVVGVDGSDLSLGALRWAAHEAALRGAPLRVVHAWGGLDQMYAEALVTAQGALLRQAEGILDHAVTLGLDGAADLAVDTVLAPDPAVRALLRESRDAQLLVVGSRGLGGFARLLIGSVSHQCVLYAACDTAVVHTDGDAVPAAEPAAAMTGAGLAAG, encoded by the coding sequence ATGAGCAACTCGCTGCGAATTCTGGTTGGTGTGGACGGCTCCCCGGGTTCCGAGGCCGCCCTGCGGTGGGCGCTGGCGGAAGCGGCCCTGCGGGCCGGGAGGCCGGACGCCGGTGGCCCGGCGTGCACCGTGACGGCGCTGCTCGCCTGGACGGGCGAGGGCCTGCCCGCTGGGGTGCTCCGCGCCGCGGAGCAGACCGACGAGGGGACGCTCGGTGCTGCCGCGGCGGAGATGCTCGAACGCGCGATCAAGCGGGTCGGTGAGCCGGACGGGGCGGTTGAGCTGCGTCGGCTGGTCGTGCGGGGCAAGGCGACGCAGGCCCTGACCGGGGCGGCCAGGAACTACGACCTGCTGGTCGTCGGCGAGCACGGGCACACGCCCCTGTACCGGCGGACCGCCGGCTCGGTCAGCCAGGGCGTCGTGCACCACTCGTCGATTCCGGTCGTGGTCGCTCGCCGCGACAGCGCGCCGGCGGCGTCGGCGCGGCGGGCCGATCGCCCGGTCGTCGTCGGGGTCGACGGCTCGGACCTGTCGTTGGGTGCCCTGCGCTGGGCGGCGCACGAGGCGGCCCTGCGCGGGGCGCCGCTGCGGGTGGTGCATGCCTGGGGCGGCCTGGACCAGATGTACGCCGAGGCGCTCGTCACCGCGCAGGGCGCTCTGCTCCGTCAGGCCGAGGGCATCCTCGACCACGCCGTGACGCTCGGCCTCGACGGTGCCGCCGATCTGGCCGTGGACACTGTCCTGGCACCCGACCCGGCCGTGCGGGCGCTGCTGCGCGAGTCGCGCGACGCGCAGCTGCTGGTCGTCGGCAGCCGCGGTCTGGGTGGTTTCGCCCGTCTCCTGATCGGCTCCGTCAGCCATCAGTGCGTGCTGTACGCGGCCTGCGACACGGCCGTCGTCCACACCGACGGCGACGCGGTGCCGGCCGCCGAGCCGGCCGCCGCGATGACAGGCGCCGGTCTCGCGGCCGGCTAG
- a CDS encoding sensor domain-containing phosphodiesterase, whose translation MANLAPPRRTSCLGPRSEVPEVPEPWTVLAQLLEVLRLRLGMDFAWLGRLDGDLLTLQVVSGDSTGFGLAPGTGIRRADSLYARVLAGDLPALLPDVRADPSTRDVTVVRELGIGSYAATPVTDLDGQVYGMLGCLGRRPNPALHQSDDGFLRLLASFLTEFVIDLRRLWDNRSAVWRQIRDLLDQGGPRMVFQPVVDLASGRTVAVEGLSRFRVGLPGAEDLFAAAAGVGLGAELELAAVRNALRVLPTCRPV comes from the coding sequence GTGGCCAACCTGGCGCCGCCGCGCCGAACCTCCTGTCTGGGGCCTCGCTCGGAGGTTCCAGAGGTTCCGGAGCCCTGGACGGTCCTCGCCCAGTTGCTCGAGGTGCTGCGGCTCCGTCTCGGGATGGATTTCGCCTGGCTTGGGCGGCTTGACGGGGATCTGCTCACTCTTCAGGTTGTCAGCGGTGACAGCACTGGCTTCGGGCTGGCGCCGGGCACCGGCATCCGCCGCGCCGATTCGCTGTACGCACGGGTCCTGGCGGGGGACCTGCCGGCGTTGCTCCCCGACGTCCGGGCGGATCCGAGCACCCGCGACGTGACGGTGGTCCGTGAGCTGGGCATCGGCTCGTACGCGGCGACTCCGGTGACGGACCTCGACGGGCAGGTGTACGGCATGCTCGGCTGCCTCGGCAGGCGGCCCAACCCCGCGCTACACCAGAGCGATGACGGGTTCCTCCGGTTGCTCGCCTCGTTCCTCACCGAGTTCGTCATCGATCTGCGCCGGCTGTGGGACAACCGAAGCGCGGTCTGGCGGCAGATCCGCGACCTGCTCGACCAGGGCGGCCCGAGGATGGTCTTCCAGCCAGTCGTCGACCTGGCCAGCGGGCGAACCGTGGCGGTCGAGGGATTGTCGCGGTTCCGGGTCGGCCTGCCGGGAGCGGAGGACCTCTTCGCCGCCGCGGCCGGCGTCGGACTGGGCGCCGAGCTGGAGCTGGCCGCCGTTCGCAACGCTCTGCGGGTGCTCCCGACCTGCCGCCCGGTGTGA
- a CDS encoding FAD:protein FMN transferase, which produces MHAEPVMGTVVSIDVRVPADPIAKAGSGPVNPHPDLTSAAVDAAIASAVRVLHRADDDFSTFKPTSWVSRLRRADIGVDDCPEHVREVHRLAIACRERTSGYFDPGWRGDGTLDPTGLVKGWAADAASAALTAAGFATHCVNAAGDLRASGQAAPGRPWRVGIADPIRRGRFVAVLECTDLAVATSGVAERGDHVVNPRTGAPASGLASVTVVGPDLTLADAYATAGLAAGLEAWDLLTDLGHDGWEWLTVEAAGRLRCSPGLRRHLARHA; this is translated from the coding sequence GTGCATGCCGAACCGGTGATGGGCACCGTCGTCAGCATCGACGTGCGCGTCCCGGCCGACCCGATCGCCAAGGCAGGGTCCGGGCCCGTGAACCCTCACCCGGATCTCACCAGCGCGGCCGTCGACGCGGCGATCGCGTCCGCGGTCCGCGTGCTGCACCGGGCCGACGACGACTTCAGTACGTTCAAACCCACGTCGTGGGTGTCTCGGCTCCGCCGGGCCGACATCGGTGTCGACGACTGCCCCGAGCACGTGCGGGAGGTGCACCGGCTCGCCATCGCCTGCCGGGAGCGCACCAGCGGCTATTTCGATCCCGGCTGGCGGGGCGACGGCACCCTCGACCCAACCGGCCTGGTCAAGGGCTGGGCCGCGGACGCGGCGTCCGCCGCGTTGACCGCGGCAGGATTCGCGACTCACTGCGTGAACGCCGCTGGAGACCTCCGCGCCAGCGGACAGGCGGCGCCCGGGCGGCCGTGGCGAGTCGGGATCGCCGACCCCATCCGGCGCGGCCGGTTCGTGGCCGTCCTCGAGTGCACGGATCTCGCCGTCGCGACGTCCGGTGTCGCCGAGCGGGGCGATCACGTCGTCAACCCGAGGACGGGCGCGCCTGCCTCGGGACTCGCCTCCGTCACGGTGGTCGGGCCTGACCTGACCTTGGCCGACGCGTATGCCACCGCTGGCCTCGCCGCCGGCCTGGAAGCGTGGGACCTGCTCACGGACCTCGGCCACGACGGATGGGAGTGGCTGACCGTCGAGGCCGCCGGCCGGTTGCGATGCTCACCCGGTCTTCGCCGGCACCTGGCGCGCCACGCGTGA
- a CDS encoding ferredoxin reductase family protein, with protein MDTLVRQADTRRSAGGDGSGAASGGWVPRRSPGWRGRLAVRAGLTGWSLLVVALWWTSTTARSVHGGAAVMTDLGRVSGLLAAYLMLVEVLLMARVPVLERAVGLDRLAAWHRGLGTNIVVLMVTHVLLVVWGYGLSDHHQPVSELFTVVTTYPDMWKATIGTVLFVAVGVASARRLRPRISYELWYLLHLTVYGAVLLVYGHQAANGAEFVGHPINRVLWQLMYVAVAVCLVVWRLVLPLARIAWHRMRVERVVEEAPGIVSIWIRGQHLDRLGVRSGQFLLWRFLAPGHWLTAHPYSLSAGPQPDRLRITVKAAGDHSAAIARLRPGTFVVAEGPFGHFTAARATLGKALLVAGGSGIGPVRALAEDLVARGDDVVVVHRVRTSKDLALWRELRRMAQQPRLLVHGVVGSRAELGYDPLAADLIAASVPDVVERDVFICGPPGLTHGLVRSLRLLGLSDEQIHTEEFSLR; from the coding sequence GTGGACACGCTGGTCCGGCAGGCGGACACCCGGCGCTCGGCAGGCGGAGACGGCTCCGGCGCGGCGTCGGGGGGATGGGTTCCACGGCGGTCGCCGGGCTGGCGGGGGCGACTCGCCGTTCGGGCGGGTCTCACGGGCTGGAGCCTCCTGGTCGTGGCCCTGTGGTGGACGAGCACGACCGCGCGCAGCGTGCACGGCGGCGCCGCCGTGATGACCGATCTCGGGCGGGTCAGTGGGCTGCTCGCGGCCTATCTGATGCTGGTCGAGGTGCTGCTCATGGCGCGTGTGCCGGTGCTGGAACGCGCCGTCGGGCTGGATCGGCTGGCGGCCTGGCATCGCGGCCTGGGGACCAACATCGTCGTGTTGATGGTCACGCACGTGTTGCTGGTCGTCTGGGGATATGGACTGAGCGACCATCATCAGCCGGTCTCCGAGCTGTTCACCGTCGTGACCACGTACCCGGACATGTGGAAGGCGACGATAGGCACCGTCCTCTTCGTCGCTGTCGGAGTGGCCAGTGCCCGTCGTCTCCGGCCGCGGATCTCGTATGAGCTCTGGTATCTGCTTCACCTGACCGTGTACGGCGCGGTTCTCCTGGTCTACGGCCATCAGGCGGCGAACGGTGCCGAGTTCGTTGGCCATCCGATAAATCGTGTGCTGTGGCAGCTCATGTACGTGGCTGTCGCGGTCTGCCTGGTGGTCTGGCGTCTCGTTCTCCCGCTGGCCAGGATTGCCTGGCATCGGATGCGGGTGGAGCGGGTGGTCGAGGAAGCTCCGGGGATCGTGTCGATCTGGATACGAGGCCAGCATCTCGACCGTCTGGGCGTCCGCTCCGGCCAGTTCCTGCTGTGGCGGTTCCTCGCTCCGGGGCATTGGTTGACCGCCCATCCGTACTCGCTGTCGGCCGGGCCGCAGCCCGACCGACTGCGCATCACCGTCAAGGCGGCCGGCGACCACTCGGCCGCGATCGCCCGTCTTCGCCCCGGCACCTTCGTCGTCGCCGAGGGCCCGTTCGGCCACTTCACCGCGGCGCGGGCGACTCTCGGCAAGGCGCTTCTCGTCGCCGGCGGCAGCGGCATCGGACCGGTGCGGGCGCTCGCCGAGGACCTGGTCGCGCGAGGTGACGACGTCGTGGTCGTCCACCGGGTCCGCACCTCCAAGGACCTCGCCCTGTGGCGGGAGCTTCGCCGAATGGCCCAGCAACCGCGACTGCTGGTGCACGGCGTCGTCGGCTCCCGCGCGGAGCTCGGCTATGACCCACTGGCCGCCGACCTCATCGCGGCGTCCGTGCCGGACGTCGTCGAACGGGACGTCTTCATCTGCGGCCCGCCCGGCCTGACCCACGGTCTCGTCCGGTCGCTGCGGCTCCTTGGCCTGTCGGACGAGCAGATCCACACCGAGGAGTTCTCGCTCCGGTAG